GCCCTCTTTCTCTCTGCTATTTCATACAAAGTTTGCATCTGTAGAGCATCTGATTGTGAGTACGAACATGGTTCTGCACATTTTTCTGCCTGAAGAAAGTTTTTTTacacaactaaaaaaataaataaataaaaaagcagataCTGTTAAATTTCCTAAACATTCAAACTTTAAAAGATTAAATCTGTTTAACTATTTAAACAAACCTACAGCTACAATATTAGGTGTCTAATATGAATAATGAATATTAAATAACCTTTCACTAAGCTACCATAaacataattctgttttaattatttttagttttacatatgATCAAAAAATATGCATATGAATAAGGAAACAGTACATCTTCcaaaaatacatgcattattaGTGCTCATATACAATCTAAGATCACTTTCTTGTGTAGACAACATTTACAGAAACAATCCTTATTTTTATTCAGAAGAAAGGTGTCTTTACACAATGGAATGAGTTGTGTGTCTAGCTGAAGAGTGTGCTGGATGgtataaaaataacattcatGGATAGTAGTACCAATTTAAAGAACTACTTTCCGATTTTGGATTAtcggatttgtttgtttttatggctTAGATTATTCCTTCTATACAACCAAATGTTTCTACATCTTCGACTTCATAGTGTGAAGCGACTGTAATCCCTCGACAGCGGACCTACTGAATCAAAAAAACGAACACACTTACCGGACAAGGCCAGTGTTTTCCTTCTATGTGTCTTATTTTGTGCATGATAAGAGAGTCACAGTTTTTGAAAGAATCTCTGCATTCAGAGCAGGTATGTGAAGACACCGCTATGCTGCTACAGCTGCTGTTTGTTGAAACTCGAGCTTTTAGCCGTTTTACACGAGTTCTTTTAATCACTTCAGCAAACCTGGGCAGTTTGGTCTTCATGTCTAcgacctaaataaataaataaataaatttactaCTAAATGTCAAGTGCTCTTGAATCCCCAATGGTAAGATAAAGGATTAAAggataaaggatttttttttaattgagttttgtTTAGCTTGAAGGCCCTGCCTATCAGTGTGGCACACTGTTGTACAGTTCACAAAAACTTTAAATATGACAACCTTATCAATAAGAGACCCAAAGGCCAAACATGGCTTACAACTTACCTGCCCCACACAGCttgacttttattaaaaataaaagttactaTTGTCAGACAAAAATGTCTACATATAGTAATAACTAACTACATCTACAATGTCAGATGTTTTTAGTCTGTTCAGCCTACTCCTCAAATCTAAAATTGAACACCTCATTAAATCTGCTTATTCATGGCAGTCGCTGAGTGTTCAACCTGCATTATCTTGTTATTACTACAGGAGGTTTAACAAGTCTAATTGAGTACAAGTGCACCAAGCTAAATGCAAAGACCACTACTACAGAATGGAATAGCCCTTTTACTTAATTTAGCCTATGTGTTGATGCATACCTTTGGTAGTCCATCCGTGCAGTCAAATGTAGATCCAAGGTCAGCCAGTAATTGTACATTAGCCATCTTTCTTGAAGCAGTACGGCTAATGTCACACTTTCCACCTCTACCTTCAGCAGACCAACAGGACTCACTTCTCTTAACTAAAGGCCTGTTACCTTTGACCTTCAGCAGCTTCCTCCCAAGTACCAGCACTGCCTCCGCATTTTTAATCGCCCCACGAGTTCTACCCAGAATTTCTGAAGTCTGAGGCCCACTGCCCCTTATCTTTTTGGAACTTAGTTTCGAGACAGAGGTTGCTGTTAGACAGAGTTCATGTTTTTTACTGTCCCTCTTTACACTGCTGCTGCCAGCCACCTCTTTTGTGCTTTCCAGCCTGTGCAAGTTAAACAAAAACCCAGCATCCAAAAGTTTTTGACTGGGTTTTGTCTTTCGTTTACCCAGCCCTGAAGAAAGCTGAACTTTACAAGTGCTTGATCTAAATCTTTGGTTCCTGGCATCTGCATTCCCAGATTTGGTTTGCTTCACAGCTTTTCCCACTtcttttttggagaaaaaaggaCTCTCTGATGGAGCGCTTCCTTTCTGAAGAGGGTGACTATCCAACTTCCGTCTCGCCCCTACCAGGGCAGCTTTCTTCCCAACACACACATACTTATTATTACTCTTTTCTGTCTGCCTGATGCTCCtcaataacctaatgtttttatttgtgcttCCCCTGGAAAGATCCGCCACAGAACACTCCTCGGCGATTGGACTGTTTACCTGAGCAGATAAAAATAATGGCTTGTTTGTATGTACAAGACCTAAGCGTCTACCTCTGACGTGGTTACCCGTAAAGACACTCTGCTTagcctgcatttcttttttaatgtgcttgCTAATCTGAACTTTTCCAGGTCGAACGCTTGGAAGCTGTCTACTTTCTAGTTTCCTGCCTCTATTGCATCCTACTGTAGTTTTCTCCGTTGCATTGGGAATGACTTGCAGGGCTTTATGTTCAGCAGCTACCCTCAATTTAACCGACGCAACTTTGCTTCTTGTCCAACCATAGCCTCGCCTTCTTAACGTAACCTTATGCCTGTGCACGGGGCTTATTTCAGATTCTGTCTTTTCATCTTTAATTATTCCCAGGTTAATCTTCCCCTCAGGAAGGCTTTGTTTGTCATCACGGTGTGCTCCTGAGTTAAGGTTACCCATGCTCCTTTTCCTTCTAGTGGTCAGGGAATAGCTGCAGGCTTTAAGCTTCCTGAGACGCTTCTTTTGCCTCCACCCTGTCAACTCCTCCCCACAGACAATCAAGGATTTGCGCTGCAGACCCAACACATGCAGCAGCTTGTATTTTTCTGCTGTATTGGGAGACTGCACCTCATCTTCCACAGGCTCTGTCTTAACTGGAGATTTGAATGTTTCTGCACAGATTTCCAACCTTTCCTGGGTGCGCTCATCTGGAAGAGAAAAACGTAACTGCTTCTTGTAGTTTGCTTGGATAGGAGCGGTTGTGATGCCCTGTAAAGAAATCTCCTTTTTGTCCTGCTTTGGAGAAACCATGGCCCAGTTTGGATTGTGATGGCTAGGAGATATTTTTGTACAAGAAAGGTTCTTGGGagaagactttctttttttagatGAAGACTTGAAATCCAACAACTTCAGCCGTTTCATAGGAGTGCTGAAGGTTTGCTTATCCAGTAATCCTGCCTTCTGCAGTGCTGAGTAATGCCTGGGCAACTTGCCTGTACTCAGTTCTTCCGATGCTCCCAATGTGCACTTAAAGCTATTCTCCAAAACGTGTGCTTTGCTCTTTGCAGAATCCTTAACGTTTGATTCCATAAAGCGGCATCTGGAATTCTCAATATAATCCGGACTATTTGGAGTTTCATTATTGTATTTCTCGTCTTTTCCGAAAGAAGGTGGACTGTCTTGCTGGCTCTTAACTATAGACTTAATGCCAGAGATTTCCACAGAGGTAGGAGTTGGAGTGTAGATGAAGTGTTTGCCCCCCAAGCGCTGTATCCCTGGATAGTCCTTATTGTCCATTTGCTCTTTCTGAATGCCTTTGCACAATTCAACCACCGACCACATCCTGAAGTGCCTGGCCATAGCACAGATCTCTGTAAGGTTCTCCAGCTTCAAAGACAGAGTGGAGGTATATGAAAACTCCAGCAAAGGCAGAAAACTGTCTGGGCTGAAACCTAGAATAAAGacagatacatttaatagaatgcTCACTGTTGAGAAGAACTGTACATGGTGGCACAATTAACACTATGGATGCAGAACAAGccattccattttttcttttagtaGGAGAAACATTTTCTTGAATAGcattacatattttcaatatctatacaaatcaatttttatttttttgctgctcaCCAGTTAGATCAACTGCAGACTTATGATTGGATGTGGAATCCATTTCTGTAAACATTTCCTTGAAGTATTCACTGACAGCTGCAAGCACGGCCTTATGTGCAGAGTATGTGGCTCCATCCACAATCAGGGTTATGTCGCAGAATAGACCTTCATCACGCTGACTGTTCAACTTTTTAAGAATGTCAGTCCCGTGGGAAACTAATGTTTTGGTAATAGTTTCTTCATACACCTGTAAATgcaaaaaacattattgtttttcaaaGCAGGTTCAAGGTTTGCTCTggtttccaccccccccccccagactaaACCTTCACACAGGGtgacattaaaacacatttttaaacttaaatacatttaaaaatactgaaacCAGAAACACTAAGcttaatatttgtgtgtgtgtgcgtgtgtgtaaatacagtaagCTTTACAGTTCAGTGACAGTCTAGAtcataaactgttttattttttagttgttcTTAAACATTGAAAAAACCTGTAATTCGTGAGCTAATGCTCTGTgaatactgtatctacagcatTTAACTGTTTTAGACAAAATGATGTAGTCGGTTTATTCCTTCAAATTAACTACATCCCATTACATTTAATCTAGCCAATATCTAGTCAAGGTAAAAAAGGGTTTTTTTCCCTAATCAAGTAGACTAAATTTGAACCCATTTAATGTGTCTGCACACAAtcaactttgatttaaaaaaaaaacaacaaaaaaaacaggagggtTATGAAACTGTTAAACTTAGCAAATTGTCTTAAATATCTAAAGGGACTGGCTGTTCTCTTTTATACATTCTAAATCTCAGCACTTTTCAAAACCGAGATAGACTGAGTACCTTATCGCAAAAAGTATTGCACTTACATGCATCCCCACCCTCCTTCCTGTGCATTCCTTACATCCTAGGACATAATCCCGAATGTGAAAAAACATTCCTGGGAAAGAAATTGCGATATTGAAAATTTGTTTTCATTGGCATACACATCTGTGCAATATACAGTCATAGATCCAttcaaaaacttttaaacagtatAAATTGAATGTTAAATATTTCTACAATACTTAAAACATgtaatatgacattttgaaaatgaaagaaacCCCTCTAAACCAAGGAATTCAACAGGACAGTTAATGCAGCCTACAGGCTCATTTGGTTAGGAGAGTTTTGTGCACCATCTGCCACACTATGAAAACATGAAATATAAAGTCATCAAATACAAGGCAAGACTTCCTGCTGCAGCATTTGAGACTACCTAGCGCCACAAACGTAGAGGTTTGCAATTAGTCTGGTATAGACGACTTATCTATGTAACTAATGAAAGTAGGCCTAAGTACCAATTTCATGAAAAATATCTGCTAAACAGATACGTTTCCCTTTGATCTGAATTCAAATTTTACCTTTAAAAGGTGCAATAACTAAGGCTTTTAAATTATTGCCATATCgctcatttttttattatttctcactAGTCTATTAtcatatttaaaagataaaacttaaGACAAGTAAAGAAACATTTCTGCATGCGTCTAGTTTTTTAGATATTTTACCATAGAATTCTGTGTTTTGAAGTTGTGGATGATCTACTTAAAATCATTATCACAGAATTTATGTTTACAATATTCTCCCAAGTCCATAATATTTTGGAGATGGGCACAtgtatgtctgtatgtcacaaggatggaaataacactcctattgcatagcagattcacccattccaggttttaatacaagctggATTAGCCACAGTATGTCttacaagcacaggtgtgtcttctgaaactcatagtaaaatcaggaatggagcaaactgctatgcaataagaatcTTATTTCCATCATGTGTTACAGctttctaattttgaatttacgtCTGAGTTTTCCCTTTGTTGAAGCCTGTTTATCCTGCCACAACACTGCAAGTTCTTGGTTTGCTCTACCCAAAACTTCCCATGTTAAAGGTAGGACCCTTTCTGATGATCCCACATGctaatactgtattttactggAGCACTGCCACAGAAACACTTGCTCTGGAGTGAAATAAAACTCTGAAAGACAAAGATCAAACCTTTAACAGAACTTTCTTTCAGAGTGAGTCATTTCTTGGGGGACACTAAACAAATAATGAATTTGTATTTCTACTGGAGAATCAAATCGCAATGAGACAATCAAACAATGATGACACAGATAAAGAGATGGTGAATGGTGAATAAAACCCCAAACCCCTGGTAAGGAATGAggatttctaaaaaaataaataaataaataaaattaaaaattaaaaaacatttaaatgtcaaaatgtacCTGTATGTGGCTTTCAGCTttctaatattaaacaaaactgtgaCCTACATGGCCGCCAACAACACTGGATCAAATCCAGCAGCATCAGTCTTGAAATAgctactttatattaaaaaaaaaaaatttaaaaagcactgccATGAAACCCAAACAGAATGATGAAGTCTACCTAAATTTTGTGCATGACTACATCCAACAGGTGTCCAATGATAACACAttcacccatacagtaatggaAATAGTGAAAATCATAGAAGTACCTATTGTAGAAAATCAGTATGAATCTAATTTCTTATTATACCCCTGTGGACAGAGTAGATGTGTTTGTACAAATACATGATTTTAGACCAGATTCAACGATTGTACCAACAAATGTGCAACGCTGCCACTAGCAGAGGTAACATGTGGCAGAAATAATCTCATGATTTTTTCACAAATATGACATAAGCAGGCATAATGGAATACAGACTGGTTTCCAAAGCTGCTGCCCTCATTTTTGTAACACGGGGCTTTTCTGTTGTGATAACACTACTCTATGCATGCATGTCTTTACTAGGACTACTACTCTTTATACATCCAGGTAAAAACCCAATGAttacaaatatgtgtttttttttttttttttttttttaaggatgacATGGACATGTGTAAACTTGTTATGATACACTTAACTACACATCAGCGCTGAGGATGTACACTGCAAGTCAAAAAACACAccttaaaatgacaaaataattagCATGAAACGTTGTGAAGTGTTATTTACTACATTCTGTAACATCCATGGACCTAATTCCCAAGTTGAAAAGGAAAAGCAGTTTCTAGTATTTCAATTGCAGAAGCATTTTTACTGAAGTCTAAAGCTACATCACCAGGACATTCAAGAAATAATTCATTTGTATTTCAACTGgagtatccaaaaaaaaaaaagcattataaaaaataaaaataaaacagccccACCTTCCCACCAGTAGTTTTCCGCCACAAATCTGTAGGTGTCCTCCAAGGCGAGGTGCAGCGCTCCATTTCTCTTCTGATGAAAAGTAGCAATAGCACCGAGTCTCCTATCTGCATCCAGCACCTCTCTGTAATTGATGTAGCCTTTCTCCAACTTTTTGCGATACAGTACTCCGTCTATAACCTCATAGAAAGGGGAGGAGAGCGCCTTTTCCCCCACGGAATCGATAGAAACATCTCCTCCAGCTTCCTGCTTGCAGTCCAACAAATGTTTCTTACTAAAAGAAGTCGCCTCTTTAGTACAGTGTTTGTTGTATACGCAGTCGCCGGCCATTTTCACCGGCTTCCTTATTTACTGCCGCCCTCCTTTTAGATCTAAAACACTTTCTTGTTGCTATTATATTAATTATCTTGAAAACAACACTGTTCTAGCTAGCGGATACACTAAAAcgggttttaatatatatattttcttcttcAACCCAACAGCACCAGTTCGCATCTCATCCCCAGCACTAGTAGTATAGTTACATACACAAACTTTGACCAATAAAACTAAAGCACCCACTTCGGGTACAACATTAATTATGTACCCATGatagtaaattaaattatgtctcagccttaaatgttaaaatgaaataaatagtgCTAATAAAGACACTGTCCAGCGTACAGCGTTTACAaaatgctataatatatatatatatatatatataaatatatatatatatatatataatattaaatttaTGAAAATTTTATACGTCGACAGTCagtaaaaaatttgaaaaaaagaacattatttattactTGTAATCCACAATGTTACTGCTTTGGCAATGACGTAAAGAAAAATCTTTACGTAATGCACTAGTAAGTTTTTAGctcaatttaatttattatttataaatttttttaaaaaaaaaaattttttgaaaACTTTTCCTACCTGACTGATGGCAAAATTATTATGtatataagttttttttgttttgttttgttttttttggttcaacGTTAAACTAAAAAATACCAAATGTATCGTAATTCTCAACCCGTCTACTTTCCTGCAATTCAACTgctaataatataaaaacaacaataaagaaaatattgttatGGACTCCAAAGTTGTCTTCATGatcatctgcatgtacagttaaGTTTCTCACTTTAACCGGACCCAGCAGCATTCAGCAATGAGAACGCTGCCCCTGGTGTTGACACGCAACTGTGTCCTCTTCAGTCAGACGATCAGGTTAGCCTCGTCGTACCCGAATATCCATGACGTTACCATACATCAAATTACTTGATTTTGTTCTAACTTATTTTGTCTTCTACTCATTACACAGCAAACTATCGCTCTACTGCCAAACCGTTTAACTGTGAGATGATCCGGCCTGGGTAATaatatgttcaaaataaaatcatgttcGTCTTTTCTCGTTGCAACTCTCTCCGCTCCAGTAGTCAGATGATCAAATAATCCAATTCTTTAACTCGTAACCTTCTGCTGGTTACCAAGGGACAACCAACCATGGGGGAGAAAAATACATCTACCCCCCGCCTCCTGCCAAAGCGTATTAGCAGGGAGTTGTAGAATATCACATCAAAGAATCTGCGATTGGATAATACAGACGTCAATCAATTATGCGTTATTTGTGTCCTCTTTCTTTTTAAAGTCAAGATAGGTTGATGATAAACGCGTTGTGTTTGCAGCACGGGGCTCGGGtttaaaaatattctaaaagACAAGTGCATTGCTGGTCATAGTACGTTTTAATTTGATATAGTTATATAAAGTAACGAGTTTGATTTAATTTGGACTCCGCTATTGGTTTAACAGATACCAGGTAATACTCAAACAAAATGTATCATGTTTAGTTTGCATAACTAAAAGAGAATCAATTAACGGTACGTGGAGTTTTAGGCACAAGAACAGCTGACAGACAACCATTTGTTATTTAGATGCTAAGATTTGTAGGCTACttgtaattaacaaaataatctcgCAGCAGctggttattttattgttaaactgtaaatacacattgatctcaaacaaactaaacatgaatacattatttactgttgtttttccaATTAAACTTTTAATTTCAATCACATAGAGAATTAAAATCTTATGATACTTCACTTCATTAAGGTATTGCATTTACTTTACATTTAGGTGGGTGCCCAAAAGATtacattacataataataatagttttagcCGTTTTCTTAAAGAGCATATTTATCACAGTTTGCTTGAATATAATGTATGTAACTATTGTATaatatccatgttttttttttttttttgtttttttttaacttgtaaataTATCAGTATCAGAATATCAGAATCAGTAGTAAATGTAGTGTTTTAGATTAATCCGAAAAAGTATACAGAAAGTGCAGTAATCGACTTATTATGATTTAATGTTATGATATAACAGTTGTGGATCTCAAAACAGCCaccttaaacttttaaaaaacagattttatttcgTGTGGTAATGTTAATAAAACGAGTTATTGCATTCCCACTGACCCTTATTGTAACACATTTAAGATTCTTGTACACATATTTATACCAATATAAAGTACTACATTTGTCTAAAAGTAATTtaactgtccaaaaaaaaaaaaaaaaaaaaaaaaagtggtgttttGATTTCTAAAGCTCAGTACAGTTTCTTTAATTTGCAACAGAgctaaactttaaaataaagtttaaagtttttttttttttttttttaaaaatgctatttttatcTGCCTATATCGGTCTTACCCTTGGATAAGGTTGCAGTAGCTTGGGTCATATTAAATCCACCATTAACCATCCTTTTTATACTTTGTACAGATTTGGTGTTGTAAATTCTTCTTAGTTCACCTCGGTTAAATACCATAATAGCTAGTTTTTATACCCCTTTTCATCAAGAAAATcagaaacaccaaaataaattgttaaacTGCACTGCCAGCAGTACTATACTGTGGTTCCCCAAATGACACAGCTGTTGTTTTTGTAATCAGTTTCCTCactctggtctttacaatgcctTTACGTGCAATTGCTGGCATTAACTTCCCCCTCCTATCAGTCTATGCCTGCTATGCCTGTTCTTACCAGTGTAGTCTTCAAAACCTGCCCCTTTGATGTATTATTATCTCTCCAAAGGCCATGATTTTTTTGGTGAAATCTCTGTTCAATGCTCTCTCTATTTCTTTGGTTTTCTCAGTCCAAACTCTTTCAAGTCTCATATTCCACACCTGCAAAGACTAACTATAGATCAGCTCAGAATGTGCCTTACTGTAGCCCAGGATAATCATATCATGAAGCCGTAACCATAGTGTTTGAAAATCTGACTCACATCAGTCCTTAGGCTAGAAGGTATTATTTGAATGTGTGATTGAAGAGCATAGGACTCAGGATGGCAAGGGTGGCACACACTGGAACACCCAACCAACTCTGGTCATCAGCATATTAACCAACTGGGCTGTTGGGTTGTACAGGTTTGCAAAGACATTGTCACTCTCAGATGTGAAATGatgataaaatgtgtttgtattattatcataatgGAATTGCTgataatttaaactttaaaaaaaaaaaaagtatagcacCTACAGTACTTACTCTTCACAGTTAGATTGGTGAACTAGCTCTCAGGAAGATGAGAAACTTTTAGTGTCCAGATTGCAGTGATGAAACAGGGTTAGTTTAGCCTGGTTGTTGTTGAAACATACTGCTATGTGGGATAGTGCAGGGTGGTATCCCAGCAACCCTAGCATTTCAGAAGGTACTGTAACCAAACTCGAACATGCTTCATGTCCAGATTACAGGTAAACCAGGTTAGTCTAAAACCGAGCTCGACTACTCCCTGAGCAGGTCTCCCTCCGACATTGACAACGCTGGcagaattaaaatacaatacaataattcattttattatgcagtgtatttcaaaataaatgtgtagcaggCCTTggaataaataacttatttaattaataatctgTTTGCATAAGATGGTGCTCCTTTTCAAGACTCATTAATTGGTTAGATTACCTGTTTAATGAGTTTTTAGGTGTATTTAGTacttattatacagtatattctgttcaatttgttttatgttttatagtGTTACAGAACATGAAGAT
The Polyodon spathula isolate WHYD16114869_AA chromosome 9, ASM1765450v1, whole genome shotgun sequence genome window above contains:
- the LOC121320712 gene encoding uncharacterized protein LOC121320712 translates to MAGDCVYNKHCTKEATSFSKKHLLDCKQEAGGDVSIDSVGEKALSSPFYEVIDGVLYRKKLEKGYINYREVLDADRRLGAIATFHQKRNGALHLALEDTYRFVAENYWWEGMFFHIRDYVLGCKECTGRRVGMHVYEETITKTLVSHGTDILKKLNSQRDEGLFCDITLIVDGATYSAHKAVLAAVSEYFKEMFTEMDSTSNHKSAVDLTGFSPDSFLPLLEFSYTSTLSLKLENLTEICAMARHFRMWSVVELCKGIQKEQMDNKDYPGIQRLGGKHFIYTPTPTSVEISGIKSIVKSQQDSPPSFGKDEKYNNETPNSPDYIENSRCRFMESNVKDSAKSKAHVLENSFKCTLGASEELSTGKLPRHYSALQKAGLLDKQTFSTPMKRLKLLDFKSSSKKRKSSPKNLSCTKISPSHHNPNWAMVSPKQDKKEISLQGITTAPIQANYKKQLRFSLPDERTQERLEICAETFKSPVKTEPVEDEVQSPNTAEKYKLLHVLGLQRKSLIVCGEELTGWRQKKRLRKLKACSYSLTTRRKRSMGNLNSGAHRDDKQSLPEGKINLGIIKDEKTESEISPVHRHKVTLRRRGYGWTRSKVASVKLRVAAEHKALQVIPNATEKTTVGCNRGRKLESRQLPSVRPGKVQISKHIKKEMQAKQSVFTGNHVRGRRLGLVHTNKPLFLSAQVNSPIAEECSVADLSRGSTNKNIRLLRSIRQTEKSNNKYVCVGKKAALVGARRKLDSHPLQKGSAPSESPFFSKKEVGKAVKQTKSGNADARNQRFRSSTCKVQLSSGLGKRKTKPSQKLLDAGFLFNLHRLESTKEVAGSSSVKRDSKKHELCLTATSVSKLSSKKIRGSGPQTSEILGRTRGAIKNAEAVLVLGRKLLKVKGNRPLVKRSESCWSAEGRGGKCDISRTASRKMANVQLLADLGSTFDCTDGLPKVVDMKTKLPRFAEVIKRTRVKRLKARVSTNSSCSSIAVSSHTCSECRDSFKNCDSLIMHKIRHIEGKHWPCPLCKKTFFRQKNVQNHVRTHNQMLYRCKLCMK